One genomic region from Salmo trutta unplaced genomic scaffold, fSalTru1.1, whole genome shotgun sequence encodes:
- the LOC115183656 gene encoding muscarinic acetylcholine receptor M3-like produces the protein MTLNLNSSSSSPSVDPSMYLNNSFPGLRVYADNDILGLVLDNDSITRDLTNLTSLSNASLLDPMVTYDPLGGHTIWQVILIVFLTGSLSLVTVVGNILVLISFKVNKQLKTVNNYYLLSLAFADLIIGTLSMNLYTTYIIMDQWALGNWACDLWLAIDYVASNASVMNLLVISFDRYFSITRPLTYRAKRTTKRALTMISMAWSVSFVLWAPAILFWQYIVGERTVPPGECFIQFLSEPIITFCTAIAAFYLPVTIMTVLYWRIYRETENRQKDLAGLRGSGAGNKAGQGGSQKEEEEKKEEAQEEEAPMVPKTGSSRSCSSYELNQAGQKGSGAKKTRRRFRFWPLTSWSKKKASTVGGEPEHSSSDSWNNNDGGGASMDQSDSEDEEGATESSRAIYSIVVNLPGINSAPGNNPNNDPQLTSPEDQDATKDPLRPPGGDNKDKKTSSNTRREKDKEDNSYHQRSFSKTPVTSSSSIQTSTRSHQTGDVSSTSKSPSSGPSAPISLKDAAMAKRFASKAKTQITKRKKQSVVKEKKEKKAAQTLSAILLAFIITWTPYNIMVLVNTFCTDCIPEALWALGYWLCYVNSTINPMCYAMCNLTFRNTFKMILLCRWQDINKRNKPQFQQRQTVAFRKKEP, from the exons ATGACCTTGAACCTGAACTCGTCCAGCTCTTCCCCCTCTGTAGACCCCAGTATGTACCTGAACAACAGCTTCCCAGGGTTGAGGGTCTACGCCGACAACGACATCCTGGGCCTTGTGCTGGACAACGACTCCattaccagggacctcaccaaCCTGACCAG CCTGTCCAACGCCTCCCTCCTTGATCCCATGGTGACCTACGACCCTCTGGGAGGTCACACCATCTGGCAGGTCATCCTGATCGTGTTCCTCACCGGGTCTCTGTCTCTGGTCACCGTCGTAGGAAACATCCTGGTGCTCATCTCCTTCAAG gTGAACAAGCAGCTGAAGACGGTCAATAACTACTATCTCCTCAGTCTGGCCTTCGCTGACCTCATCATCG GAACTCTTTCCATGAACCTCTACACTACCTACATTATCATGGACCAATGGGCTTTAGGGAACTGGGCGTGCGACCTGTGGTTGGCTATCGACTACGTGGCGAGCAACGCCTCCGTCATGAACCTGCTAGTCATCAGCTTCGACCGCTACTTCTCCATAACTCGACCTCTAACTTACCGGGCCAAGAGGACCACCAAGAGAGCTCTGACTATGATCAGCATGGCCTGGTCCGTGTCCTTCGTGCTGTGGGCCCCGGCTATACTCTTCTGGCAGTATATCGTAGGGGAGCGCACCGTACCGCCTGGAGAATGCTTTATCCAGTTTCTCTCAGAGCCTATTATCACATTCTGCACGGCCATCGCTGCTTTCTACCTGCCGGTCACCATCATGACGGTTCTCTACTGGAGGAtctacagagaaacagagaacagGCAGAAGGATCTGGCGGGGTTGAGGGGGTCGGGGGCAGGGAACAAGGCGGGCCAGGGGGGTAgccagaaggaagaggaggagaagaaggaggaggccCAGGAAGAGGAGGCTCCCATGGTGCCTAAGACAGGAAGCTCCAGGAGCTGCAGCAGTTACGAGCTTAACCAGGCCGGTCAGAAAGGCTCTGGAGCCAAGAAGACCAGAAGACGCTTCCGGTTCTGGCCGCTGACTAGTTGGTCCAAGAAGAAGGCAAGCACAGTGGGAGGAGAGCCGGAACACAGCAGCTCCGATAGCTGGAACAACAACGATGGAGGCGGGGCCTCCATGGACCAATCAGACTCTGAGGACGAGGAGGGGGCGACGGAGTCAAGCCGAGCTATCTATTCCATCGTGGTCAACCTGCCGGGGATAAACTCCGCCCCTGGCAACAACCCTAACAACGACCCCCAGCTGACATCTCCTGAGGACCAGGATGCTACGAAGGACCCTCTCCGGCCACCAGGGGGCGATAATAAGGACAAAAAGACATCCTCTAATACCAGAAGGGAGAAAGACAAGGAAGACAACAGCTACCACCAACGCTCCTTCTCTAAAACCCCCGTCACTTCCTCGTCTTCCATCCAGACCTCCACCAGGAGCCACCAAACAGGGGATGTGTCCTCCACCTCTAAGTCCCCCTCCTCAGGCCCCTCGGCTCCCATCTCCCTGAAGGATGCAGCCATGGCCAAGCGCTTCGCCTCCAAAGCCAAGACCCAGATCACCAAACGTAAGAAACAGAGTGTAGTcaaggagaagaaagagaagaaggcTGCCCAGACTCTCAGTGCCATCTTGTTGGCTTTCATCATAACCTGGACTCCTTATAACATTATGGTGTTGGTTAACACCTTCTGTACTGACTGCATCCCTGAAGCTCTGTGGGCTCTGGGCTACTGGTTGTGCTACGTCAACAGCACCATCAACCCCATGTGTTATGCCATGTGCAACCTCACCTTCAGGAATACCTTCAAGATGATTCTGCTCTGCCGCTGGCAGGACATCAACAAACGCAACAAGCCTCAGTTCCAGCAGAGGCAAACAGTCGCCTTCCGCAAGAAGGAACCCTAG